Proteins encoded within one genomic window of Bradyrhizobium sp. CB1717:
- the cysT gene encoding sulfate ABC transporter permease subunit CysT, which yields MGLTLSWLSIIILIPLAGLFLKSFELSPEQFWNILSSRRTLNALRVSFGLAFAAACVNLVMGSIIVWALVRYRFPGRRIFDAIVDVPFALPTAVAGVALTALFAEKGWLGAPLAALGIKVAFTPVGIFVAMIFIGIPFVVRTVQPVLQDLDPEIEEAAGSLGASRWQTIIRVILPSLAPALLTGLALAFARAVGEYGSVIFIAGNLPNVSEIAPLLIVIRLSEFRYADATAIAVVMLVVSFVVIFAVNRLQRWAQSRIPAR from the coding sequence ATGGGACTGACGCTTTCCTGGCTGTCGATCATCATCCTGATTCCGCTCGCCGGCCTGTTCCTGAAATCGTTCGAGCTCAGTCCCGAGCAGTTCTGGAACATCCTCTCCAGCCGCCGTACCCTGAACGCCTTGCGGGTGTCGTTCGGCCTCGCCTTCGCGGCGGCCTGCGTCAATCTGGTGATGGGCAGCATCATCGTCTGGGCGCTGGTGCGCTACCGCTTTCCCGGACGACGCATCTTCGACGCCATCGTGGACGTGCCGTTCGCGCTGCCGACGGCGGTGGCCGGCGTCGCGCTGACCGCGCTGTTCGCCGAGAAGGGCTGGCTGGGCGCGCCGCTCGCTGCGCTCGGCATCAAGGTGGCGTTCACGCCGGTCGGCATCTTCGTCGCCATGATCTTCATCGGCATCCCCTTCGTAGTCCGCACCGTGCAGCCGGTGCTCCAGGATCTCGACCCCGAGATCGAGGAGGCCGCGGGCAGCCTGGGGGCCAGCCGCTGGCAGACCATCATCCGCGTGATCCTGCCCTCGCTGGCGCCAGCGCTGCTCACCGGCCTTGCGCTGGCCTTCGCCCGCGCCGTCGGCGAATACGGCTCGGTGATCTTCATTGCCGGCAATCTGCCGAACGTCTCCGAGATTGCGCCGCTTCTGATCGTGATCCGCCTCTCCGAATTCCGCTATGCCGATGCGACCGCCATCGCGGTGGTCATGCTCGTCGTGTCCTTCGTCGTCATCTTCGCCGTCAACCGGCTCCAGCGCTGGGCGCAGAGCCGGATTCCGGCGCGCTGA
- a CDS encoding sulfate ABC transporter substrate-binding protein codes for MEMDMMRRIVPLVAGLLWASSALAADINLLNVSYDPTRELYAEFNKAFAGAYQKETGKSVEIKQSHGGSGSQARSVIDGLQADVVTLALAYDIDAIANKGLTAADWQKRLPQNSSPYTSTIVFLVRKGNPKGIKDWDDLLKAGVAVITPNPKTSGGARWNYLAAWGFAQKKYGSADKAKDFIGKLYQQVPVLDTGARGATVTFVERGVGDVLLAWENEAFLALKEFGANKFEIVAPPQSILAEPPVAIVDKVSDKKGSRNAADAYLQYWYTKEGQEIAARNFYRPRDAEIAKKYENAFAKVELFTIDDVFGGWTKAQKEHFADGGVFDQIYKN; via the coding sequence ATGGAGATGGACATGATGCGCCGTATCGTTCCGCTCGTGGCAGGACTGCTTTGGGCAAGCTCGGCTCTCGCCGCTGACATCAATCTTCTGAACGTGTCGTACGATCCGACGCGTGAGCTCTATGCCGAGTTCAACAAGGCGTTTGCGGGCGCCTATCAGAAGGAGACCGGCAAGAGCGTCGAGATCAAGCAGTCGCATGGCGGCAGCGGCTCGCAGGCGCGTAGCGTGATCGACGGCTTGCAGGCCGATGTGGTGACGCTGGCGCTCGCCTACGACATCGACGCGATCGCGAACAAGGGCCTCACCGCGGCCGACTGGCAGAAGCGGCTGCCGCAGAATTCATCACCCTACACTTCGACCATCGTCTTCCTGGTGCGCAAGGGCAATCCCAAGGGCATCAAGGACTGGGACGACCTGCTCAAGGCGGGCGTTGCCGTGATCACCCCGAACCCGAAGACGTCGGGTGGCGCGCGCTGGAATTATCTCGCCGCCTGGGGCTTTGCGCAGAAGAAGTACGGCTCGGCCGACAAGGCCAAGGACTTCATCGGAAAACTCTACCAGCAGGTTCCGGTGCTGGACACCGGTGCGCGCGGCGCCACCGTGACCTTCGTCGAGCGCGGTGTCGGCGACGTGCTGCTCGCCTGGGAGAACGAGGCGTTCCTCGCGCTGAAGGAGTTCGGCGCGAACAAGTTCGAGATCGTGGCGCCGCCCCAGTCGATCCTCGCCGAGCCGCCGGTCGCGATCGTGGACAAGGTTTCCGACAAAAAGGGCTCGCGCAACGCCGCCGACGCCTACCTTCAGTACTGGTACACCAAGGAGGGGCAGGAGATCGCCGCGCGCAACTTCTACCGTCCGCGCGACGCCGAGATCGCCAAGAAGTACGAAAACGCATTCGCCAAGGTCGAGCTGTTCACGATCGACGACGTCTTCGGCGGCTGGACCAAGGCGCAGAAGGAACATTTTGCCGACGGCGGCGTTTTCGATCAGATTTACAAGAACTGA
- a CDS encoding phosphoadenylyl-sulfate reductase — protein sequence MNAIAPQVSSISALPSAEELDRALRDASPAEVIAAAVKTVGREKLALVSSFGTESATLLKVMADVDPAIPVVFLDTGWLFEETLAYRDTLIAALGLKDVRSIKPSEETLSREDPDRDLWFSDPDACCRIRKVEPLARALKPFDAWLNGRKRFQGNARADIPVVEIDGARLKFNPFANVSREELEAIFVRAKLPRHPLAASGFLSVGCMPCTSRTAEGEDARAGRWRGRSKTECGIHTMKIS from the coding sequence GTGAACGCGATCGCGCCTCAGGTTTCGTCCATCTCTGCGCTGCCTTCGGCGGAGGAGCTCGATCGCGCCTTGCGCGATGCCTCGCCCGCGGAGGTCATCGCCGCGGCGGTGAAGACGGTCGGGCGCGAGAAGCTTGCGCTGGTGTCGTCCTTCGGCACGGAATCGGCGACGCTCTTGAAGGTGATGGCGGATGTCGATCCTGCGATCCCGGTGGTCTTCCTCGATACCGGATGGCTGTTCGAGGAGACGCTGGCCTATCGCGACACACTGATCGCGGCGCTGGGCCTGAAGGACGTGCGCTCGATCAAGCCGTCGGAGGAGACGCTGTCGCGCGAGGATCCCGACCGCGACCTCTGGTTCTCCGATCCCGATGCCTGCTGCCGCATTCGTAAGGTCGAGCCGCTGGCGCGCGCGCTGAAGCCGTTCGACGCCTGGCTCAACGGCCGCAAGCGCTTCCAAGGCAATGCACGCGCCGATATTCCCGTCGTCGAGATCGACGGTGCGCGGTTGAAGTTCAACCCGTTCGCTAATGTCTCGCGCGAGGAACTCGAGGCGATCTTCGTCCGCGCCAAATTGCCGCGTCATCCACTGGCTGCCTCCGGTTTCCTGTCGGTTGGGTGTATGCCTTGCACCAGCAGAACGGCCGAGGGCGAGGATGCGCGCGCCGGTCGCTGGCGCGGCCGGTCGAAGACGGAATGCGGCATCCACACGATGAAGATTTCGTAG
- a CDS encoding DUF934 domain-containing protein has translation MPLVNGGKIADDSFVKLAVDTPLPEGGDILVPAERFLGEADGLLKRSGKVGVIWPNNRDIAELVPYLGKIAAVALVFPTFRDGRAYSQARLLRERYNYRGELRATGQVLRDQFVFMLRAGFDSFEVKKQADAEAFMQTAKRYSVFYQPTGDGRITALHRRMQLRHSEGVGT, from the coding sequence ATGCCACTCGTTAACGGCGGAAAGATCGCCGACGACAGCTTCGTCAAGCTCGCCGTCGACACCCCGCTGCCCGAGGGCGGCGACATCCTGGTGCCGGCCGAGCGCTTTCTCGGCGAGGCCGACGGGCTGCTCAAGCGCTCGGGCAAGGTCGGCGTGATCTGGCCGAACAATCGCGACATCGCCGAGCTTGTGCCGTATCTCGGCAAGATCGCCGCGGTTGCGCTGGTGTTCCCGACCTTCCGCGACGGGCGCGCCTACAGCCAGGCGCGGCTGCTGCGCGAACGCTACAATTATCGCGGCGAGCTGCGCGCGACGGGACAGGTGCTGCGCGACCAGTTCGTTTTCATGCTGCGTGCCGGCTTCGATTCCTTCGAGGTCAAGAAGCAGGCCGACGCGGAAGCCTTCATGCAGACCGCCAAGCGCTATTCGGTGTTCTACCAGCCGACCGGCGACGGCCGTATCACGGCGCTGCACCGGCGCATGCAGCTGCGTCACTCCGAAGGTGTCGGCACGTGA
- a CDS encoding nitrite/sulfite reductase, whose translation MYAYDEIDRTLVNERVSEFRDQVKRRLSGELTEDEFKILRLQNGVYLQLHAYMFRVAIPYGTLATNQLRALAHVARKYDRGYGHFTTRQNIQFNWIKLAELPDALADLAEVGIHAMQTSGNNMRNVTSDQWAGVAPGEIEDPRIWSELIRQHTTLHPEFSFLPRKFKIAITASDHDRAAIKIHDIGLRLIKNEKGETGFEVLVGGGLGRTPFIAKTIKHFVHGRDILSYIEAILRVYNQYGRRDNIYKARIKILVHELGIEKFSREVEDEWQHIRNSSLQIDDEVIEDIRSRFTYPAYEKLPHMPDELRQAAADPEFEAWRKNSVAPHKVQGYSIVTISLKPTGGPPGDATAEQMDALADLADKYSFGEIRVGHEQNLALPHVAKRDLPALWKALDKLGLATPNVNLITDIIACPGLDYCSLANARSIPIAQELTRRFANHELANLIGRLHINISGCINACGHHHVGHIGILGVEKNGEEVYQITIGGRADENAALGTLIGPGVKFDEVADVIEDVVEAYLALRERPEELFMDTVKRLGVEPFKERVYATR comes from the coding sequence ATGTACGCTTACGACGAAATCGACCGCACGCTCGTCAACGAGCGCGTCTCGGAGTTCCGCGACCAGGTGAAGCGGCGCCTGTCCGGTGAGCTCACCGAGGACGAGTTCAAGATCCTGCGCTTGCAGAACGGCGTCTATCTGCAACTACACGCCTATATGTTCCGCGTCGCGATCCCCTACGGGACGCTGGCAACGAACCAGTTGCGGGCGCTGGCGCACGTCGCGCGCAAATACGATCGCGGCTACGGCCATTTCACAACGCGCCAGAACATCCAGTTCAACTGGATCAAGCTCGCCGAGCTGCCGGATGCGCTGGCTGATCTCGCCGAGGTCGGCATCCACGCGATGCAGACGTCCGGCAACAACATGCGCAACGTCACCTCGGACCAGTGGGCCGGCGTCGCGCCGGGTGAGATCGAGGATCCCCGCATCTGGTCGGAGCTGATCCGCCAGCACACCACGCTGCATCCGGAATTCTCGTTCCTGCCGCGCAAGTTCAAGATCGCGATCACCGCCTCGGACCATGACCGCGCCGCGATCAAGATCCACGACATCGGCCTGCGCCTGATCAAGAACGAGAAGGGCGAGACCGGCTTCGAGGTGCTGGTCGGTGGCGGTCTCGGCCGCACGCCGTTCATCGCCAAGACCATCAAGCACTTCGTGCATGGCCGCGACATCCTCAGCTACATCGAGGCGATCCTTCGCGTCTACAACCAGTACGGCCGCCGCGACAACATCTACAAGGCGCGCATCAAGATCCTGGTGCACGAGCTAGGCATCGAGAAATTCTCGCGCGAGGTCGAGGACGAGTGGCAGCACATCCGTAACTCCTCGCTCCAGATCGACGACGAGGTGATCGAGGACATCCGCTCGCGCTTCACCTATCCGGCCTATGAGAAGCTGCCGCACATGCCGGACGAGCTGCGCCAGGCCGCGGCCGATCCGGAGTTCGAGGCGTGGCGCAAGAACTCGGTGGCTCCGCACAAGGTGCAGGGCTATTCGATCGTCACGATCTCGCTGAAGCCGACCGGCGGGCCTCCGGGCGATGCCACGGCCGAGCAGATGGACGCGCTCGCTGACCTCGCCGACAAATATTCCTTCGGCGAGATCCGGGTCGGCCATGAGCAGAATCTGGCGCTGCCGCACGTCGCCAAGCGCGATTTGCCGGCGCTGTGGAAGGCGCTCGACAAGCTTGGCCTTGCGACGCCCAACGTCAATCTGATCACCGACATCATCGCCTGCCCCGGGCTCGACTATTGCTCGCTGGCGAATGCGCGCTCGATCCCGATCGCGCAGGAGCTGACGCGGCGCTTTGCCAATCACGAGCTCGCCAACCTGATCGGGCGGCTGCACATCAACATCTCCGGCTGCATCAATGCCTGTGGCCATCACCATGTCGGTCATATCGGCATTCTCGGCGTCGAGAAGAACGGCGAGGAGGTCTACCAGATCACCATCGGCGGCCGCGCCGACGAGAACGCCGCGCTCGGCACCCTGATCGGTCCCGGCGTCAAGTTCGACGAGGTCGCCGACGTCATCGAGGACGTCGTGGAGGCCTATCTGGCGCTGCGCGAGCGTCCGGAAGAATTGTTCATGGACACGGTGAAGCGCCTCGGTGTCGAACCCTTCAAGGAGCGCGTCTATGCCACTCGTTAA
- a CDS encoding DUF2849 domain-containing protein, producing the protein MTSPLEQKKIKIAGPSVVTANRTWDGIVVYRTAAKSWSADLSEAAIVRNSDEAKALLAESVADDVGAIGPYIAPVQVGEDGKILPGNLREQIRRTGVTIGQPAQV; encoded by the coding sequence ATGACCTCTCCGCTCGAACAGAAGAAGATCAAGATCGCCGGCCCCTCGGTTGTGACCGCCAACCGCACCTGGGACGGCATCGTGGTGTACCGCACCGCCGCCAAGAGCTGGTCCGCGGACCTCTCGGAAGCTGCGATCGTGCGCAACTCCGACGAGGCCAAGGCGTTGCTTGCGGAGTCGGTGGCCGATGACGTTGGCGCCATCGGTCCCTATATCGCGCCCGTGCAGGTCGGCGAGGACGGCAAGATCCTGCCCGGCAACCTGCGCGAACAGATCCGCCGCACCGGCGTCACCATCGGACAGCCGGCCCAGGTTTAA
- the cysG gene encoding siroheme synthase CysG, giving the protein MRFLPVFLDLKAGPVVLIGAGELLRAKLRVLTAAGARIRVHAVDGNHDLGLGSEDASRIEIAAGDPLTADLSGVIAIVCAGAGDVGVAMSARAKALGLPVNVMDDLEHSSFIFPAIVDRGDVVVAVGTGGTSPVVARRVREKIEALLPARIGELAEFIGTFRKSINERIAEFPLRRRFWERVVDGPIGAAVLAGRKAEADASLKAISDPSDFARADKPEGSVALVGAGPGDPDLLTIKALRALQDADIVFHDELVSPEILDRIRRDTTRVPVGRRVGKPGIGQDAINKRMIEAAQSGQRVVRLKGGDPLVFGRGGEEVEALRAAGVGYSIIPGITAGLGGAADFEVPLTYRHEATRITFLTAHKARDADWSTLTDTKMTVVVYMGMTAAPAVRAGLFAAGRSPETPVGVFARVTRPDAQGAVGTLRDLPELVRRIQGGPAILIIGDVVRHAGSLRRQTPNQIISDLLDAAE; this is encoded by the coding sequence ATGCGGTTCTTGCCGGTGTTTCTCGATCTCAAGGCCGGTCCGGTGGTTCTCATCGGCGCGGGTGAGCTTTTGCGCGCAAAACTGCGCGTGCTCACTGCTGCCGGCGCGCGCATCCGCGTGCATGCGGTCGACGGCAATCATGATCTGGGCCTTGGCTCCGAGGACGCTTCGCGCATCGAAATCGCGGCCGGCGATCCGCTGACCGCTGATCTCTCCGGCGTCATCGCCATCGTTTGCGCGGGCGCAGGCGATGTCGGCGTTGCCATGTCGGCGCGGGCGAAGGCGCTCGGCCTGCCCGTCAACGTCATGGACGATCTCGAGCATTCCAGCTTCATCTTCCCGGCCATTGTCGATCGCGGCGATGTCGTGGTCGCGGTCGGCACCGGCGGCACATCGCCGGTGGTAGCGCGGCGCGTGCGCGAGAAGATCGAGGCGCTGCTGCCGGCGCGCATCGGCGAGCTCGCCGAGTTCATTGGCACCTTCCGCAAATCCATCAACGAGCGCATCGCCGAGTTTCCGCTGCGCCGGCGCTTCTGGGAGCGCGTCGTTGACGGCCCGATCGGTGCCGCCGTGCTGGCCGGCCGCAAGGCTGAGGCGGACGCCTCGCTCAAGGCGATTTCCGATCCCTCCGATTTCGCGCGCGCCGACAAGCCGGAAGGCTCGGTCGCGCTGGTTGGCGCCGGTCCCGGCGACCCTGACCTCCTCACCATCAAGGCGCTGCGCGCACTTCAGGACGCCGACATCGTCTTCCATGATGAGCTGGTTTCGCCTGAAATTCTCGACCGCATCCGCCGCGACACCACGCGCGTGCCGGTCGGCCGCCGCGTCGGCAAGCCCGGCATCGGCCAGGACGCCATCAACAAGCGCATGATCGAGGCCGCGCAATCAGGCCAGCGCGTGGTGCGGCTGAAGGGCGGCGATCCCCTCGTATTCGGCCGCGGCGGTGAAGAAGTGGAAGCGCTGCGTGCCGCCGGCGTCGGCTATTCGATCATCCCCGGCATCACCGCAGGACTGGGTGGCGCTGCCGATTTCGAGGTGCCGCTCACTTACCGTCACGAAGCAACCCGCATCACCTTCCTTACCGCGCACAAGGCGCGCGATGCCGACTGGTCGACGCTGACCGACACGAAAATGACGGTCGTGGTCTACATGGGCATGACTGCGGCACCCGCCGTGCGCGCCGGCCTGTTCGCGGCCGGACGTTCGCCGGAAACGCCGGTCGGCGTGTTCGCCCGTGTCACGCGGCCCGATGCGCAAGGCGCGGTCGGTACGCTGCGCGATCTGCCCGAGCTCGTGCGGCGGATCCAGGGCGGTCCCGCCATCCTCATCATCGGCGACGTGGTCCGGCATGCCGGCTCGCTTCGCCGCCAAACACCCAACCAAATCATCTCTGACCTATTGGATGCAGCCGAATGA
- the cysD gene encoding sulfate adenylyltransferase subunit CysD, which translates to MDHLDQLEAQSIYIFREAFARLKKIALLWSLGKDSNVMIWLARKAFFGRMPFPALHVDTGKKFPEMYRFRDHYGKEWDLDLRVEPCPPIDAVDPTLPPAARSAARKTEGLKMALAKYGFDGLIAGIRRDEEATRAKERVFSPRGLEGNWDVRDQPPEFWDHFNASPPQGAHLRIHPILHWTEADIWAYTKRENIPIIPLYLAKDGKRYRSLGDQDITNPVNSTASSIDEILVELEQTKVPERAGRALDHETEDAFERLRVAGYL; encoded by the coding sequence ATGGACCATCTCGACCAGCTCGAGGCGCAGAGCATCTACATCTTTCGCGAGGCCTTCGCCCGCCTGAAGAAGATCGCCCTGCTGTGGTCGCTCGGCAAGGACTCCAACGTCATGATCTGGCTGGCGCGGAAAGCGTTCTTCGGCCGCATGCCGTTCCCGGCTCTCCATGTCGACACCGGCAAGAAGTTTCCGGAGATGTATCGCTTCCGCGATCATTACGGGAAGGAGTGGGACCTCGACTTGCGTGTCGAGCCCTGCCCGCCCATCGATGCCGTCGACCCAACGCTGCCGCCCGCCGCCCGTTCCGCCGCGCGCAAGACCGAGGGCCTCAAGATGGCGCTCGCCAAATACGGCTTCGACGGCCTGATCGCCGGCATCCGTCGCGACGAGGAAGCGACCCGCGCCAAGGAGCGCGTGTTCTCGCCGCGCGGGCTCGAAGGCAATTGGGACGTGCGCGACCAGCCGCCGGAGTTCTGGGATCATTTCAACGCCTCGCCGCCGCAAGGCGCGCATTTGCGCATTCATCCGATCCTGCATTGGACCGAGGCCGACATCTGGGCCTACACCAAGCGCGAGAACATTCCGATCATCCCGCTGTATCTGGCCAAGGACGGTAAGCGCTACCGCTCGCTCGGCGATCAGGACATCACCAACCCCGTGAATTCGACGGCGTCCAGCATCGACGAGATCCTGGTCGAGCTCGAGCAGACCAAGGTGCCGGAGCGCGCCGGACGCGCGCTCGACCACGAGACCGAGGACGCCTTCGAGCGCCTTCGCGTCGCCGGCTATCTCTGA
- the cysC gene encoding adenylyl-sulfate kinase, giving the protein MNMIVTPASPATPNGTTRPQVRIVIVGHVDHGKSTLVGRLLHETGSLPDGKLEMLKAVSARRGMPFEWSFLLDALQTERDQGITIDTTQIRFRTNSRDIVLIDAPGHAEFLRNMITGASQADGAVLIIDALEGVRDQTRRHGYLLHLLGVKQVAVVVNKMDRVDFSADRFKDISDEISAHLNGLGVTPTAVIPISARDGDGVAERTDRIGWYKGPTVVEALDRLEPARPLEALALRLPVQAIYKFDDRRIVAGRIESGSLIAGDEIVIMPAGKIAKIKTVESWPVTPVAGRQGAGRSVGITLDRELFIERGDIVAHAGTAPRETRRLRARIFWLHDKPLAKGDQLLVRCGPKESRATVVAIEKAVDPGELSSSENKAIGRNHVGEIDISLSNPIATDPYTENPRTGRLVIEVSGRIAGGGLVLSVDAGQRAVPVDIVPVESALRPDERSARYRHNGAVVWLTGLPASGKSTLAKALERRLFTNGGSPILLDGDTLRAGLNSDLGFSAADRSENIRRLAEVATHLARNGHIAIVAAVSPAREDRAAARRIADTAFREIHVATPAEVCEDRDPKGHYKKARAGALASFTGIGNDYEAPQAAELVIDTSKRTVAEAADEIEQMLKTSGVLFDELVDLAANI; this is encoded by the coding sequence ATGAACATGATCGTCACTCCCGCTTCGCCGGCGACCCCGAACGGCACCACGCGTCCGCAAGTGCGCATCGTCATCGTCGGCCACGTCGACCACGGCAAGTCGACGCTGGTCGGCCGCCTCCTGCATGAGACCGGCAGCCTGCCCGACGGCAAGCTCGAGATGCTCAAAGCCGTCAGCGCGCGGCGCGGCATGCCGTTCGAATGGTCGTTCCTGCTCGATGCACTGCAGACCGAGCGCGATCAGGGCATCACCATCGACACCACGCAGATCCGCTTCCGCACCAATTCGCGCGACATCGTCTTGATCGACGCGCCCGGCCACGCCGAATTCCTGCGCAACATGATCACCGGCGCTTCCCAGGCCGATGGTGCGGTGCTGATCATCGACGCGCTGGAGGGCGTGCGCGACCAGACAAGGCGGCACGGCTATCTCCTGCATCTGCTCGGCGTGAAGCAGGTCGCTGTCGTCGTCAACAAGATGGACCGCGTGGATTTCTCGGCCGATCGTTTCAAGGACATCAGCGACGAGATCTCCGCGCATCTCAACGGTCTCGGCGTGACGCCGACCGCCGTGATCCCGATCTCCGCGCGCGATGGCGACGGCGTTGCTGAGCGCACCGACCGCATCGGCTGGTACAAGGGGCCGACCGTGGTCGAAGCGCTCGACAGGCTCGAGCCCGCGCGGCCGCTCGAAGCGCTGGCGCTGCGGCTGCCCGTGCAGGCGATCTACAAGTTCGACGACCGCCGCATCGTGGCAGGCCGCATCGAATCCGGCAGCCTCATTGCCGGCGACGAGATCGTGATCATGCCGGCCGGCAAGATCGCGAAGATCAAGACGGTCGAGAGCTGGCCGGTGACGCCGGTGGCGGGACGGCAAGGAGCCGGCCGCTCGGTCGGCATCACGCTCGACCGCGAATTGTTCATCGAGCGCGGCGACATCGTCGCGCATGCCGGCACCGCCCCGCGCGAGACGCGCCGCCTGCGCGCGCGCATCTTCTGGCTGCACGACAAGCCGCTCGCCAAGGGCGACCAGCTATTGGTCCGCTGCGGGCCGAAGGAAAGCCGCGCCACCGTCGTCGCCATCGAGAAGGCGGTCGACCCCGGCGAGCTCTCGAGCAGCGAGAACAAGGCGATCGGCCGCAACCATGTCGGCGAGATCGATATTTCTCTTTCGAATCCGATTGCCACCGATCCCTACACCGAGAATCCGCGCACCGGTCGTCTCGTGATCGAGGTCTCCGGGCGCATTGCCGGCGGCGGCCTCGTGCTGTCGGTCGATGCCGGCCAGCGCGCCGTGCCTGTTGACATCGTTCCGGTGGAATCGGCGCTTCGTCCCGACGAGCGCTCGGCGCGCTACCGCCACAACGGCGCGGTGGTCTGGCTCACCGGTCTGCCCGCCTCAGGCAAGTCGACGCTGGCGAAGGCGCTGGAGCGGCGTCTCTTCACCAATGGCGGCTCGCCGATCCTGCTCGACGGCGACACGCTGCGCGCGGGCCTCAACAGCGATCTCGGCTTCTCCGCCGCCGATCGCAGCGAGAACATCCGCCGTCTTGCGGAAGTCGCGACACACCTCGCCCGCAACGGCCACATCGCGATCGTTGCCGCGGTCTCGCCGGCGCGCGAGGATCGCGCCGCCGCACGCCGCATCGCCGACACCGCGTTCCGCGAGATCCATGTCGCGACCCCGGCCGAGGTCTGCGAGGATCGCGATCCCAAGGGCCATTACAAAAAGGCGAGAGCCGGCGCGCTGGCGTCGTTCACCGGCATCGGCAACGACTACGAGGCGCCGCAGGCGGCCGAGCTCGTGATCGACACGTCGAAGCGGACGGTGGCCGAGGCGGCGGACGAGATCGAGCAGATGCTGAAGACATCAGGCGTGCTGTTCGACGAACTCGTGGACCTCGCCGCGAATATTTGA